One Cyprinus carpio isolate SPL01 chromosome A16, ASM1834038v1, whole genome shotgun sequence genomic region harbors:
- the lyplal1 gene encoding lysophospholipase-like protein 1, producing the protein MAAVKLQKSVVSQAGKHTASVIFLHGSGDTGPGLRRWVYDVLGQNLAFENIRVIYPTAPARPYTPMRGAQSHVWFDRHKISQDCPEHLESIDSMCENLSAIVQEEIGAGIPKHRMLIGGFSMGGAMALHLVCRYHQDVAGVFALSSFLNKDSVVYQAVEDASQRPLPELLQCHGTADELVFHSWGEETNSLLKKAGLNTSFHSIPDLNHQLCRQELELLRSWILKKLSL; encoded by the exons ATGGCCGCGGTTAAGCTTCAGAAGAGTGTCGTGAGTCAGGCTGGAAAACACACTGCTTCTGTCATCTTTCTTCATGGCTCAG gAGACACAGGGCCGGGTTTGCGCAGGTGGGTTTATGATGTGTTGGGACAAAACCTGGCATTTGAAAACATCCGGGTGATTTATCCCACAGCGCCAGCCAG GCCATACACACCCATGCGAGGGGCTCAGTCTCATGTATGGTTCGATCGTCACAAGATTTCCCAGGATTGCCCTGAACATTTGGAGTCTATAGATTCCATGTGCGAAAATTTAAGTGCCATTGTCCAGGAGGAGATCGGAGCAGGGATCCCTAAACACAGGATGCTTATTG GTGGCTTCTCAATGGGTGGTGCCATGGCATTACACCTGGTTTGCAGGTACCACCAGGATGTTGCGGGCGTCTTCGCTCTGTCCAGCTTTCTTAACAAAGACTCAGTCGTATATCAG GCAGTAGAAGATGCTTCCCAACGCCCTCTACCTGAGCTCCTTCAGTGTCACGGCACAGCAGATGAGCTGGTTTTCCATAGCTGGGGCGAGGAGACCAACTCACTGCTGAAGAAGGCTGGCCTCAACACGTCTTTCCATTCCATCCCAGACCTCAACCATCAGTTGTGTCGACAAGAACTGGAGTTACTACGCTCCTGGATCCTGAAGAAACTTTCCCTTTAG